TTGCATGCTACAGAGATGGAAAGGAATTGCTTCATAATGAAAGGTTTCATGTTGCTTCATTGTTCTACAGACAGGTTGCATTTACATATTTCATGCCCATGAGAAGGGTTTACAGGGACCAAcaagaaaatgtcaaatttGATCCCACATAAATGTCAGAAATGCTAAAAGGATCTTTCTGCAgaagagaaaacaaagaaagcaTCACCATTGTATAAGAATACTGGCTGTACTTTTTGTTCTTGAGCCTGTTATCTTCAGACCACATGTTTAGAGATTACCTCATATTTGTGCATAAATGTACCCTGACAAATTAAGATACAGTAATTAACTGAAATGATCTTATTCAGACCACATGATGGCAATGAAGATGATCAATCAAGCCCATGCACGAGGCGGAAAGATCAAGTCTTTCACTTCTTACTGTGGTGGTCTTCCTTCCCCAGATGCTGCAAACAACCCATTAGCTTACAAGTTTAGGTATTATTTTACATTGCCTTCAATTCTTTCTGAATTTGCTATGGTCTTATTCCATGCATGAATATTCCTTATGTTGTCCTTGTTAATTCTGAAAATGATGCCTTTGTGATACTCCTGCGTTTTGCATGGAAATTTACTAGAACAATTGAGTTAATAAAGAATATCATGAATGAAAGAGATGTTTCATCTAATGAATCTCAATTGAATGGAGTTAACTGGCAAAACATAGCTTTTGAATCTCTTTTCAATAATCAATTGACCGTAAAGGATTGTGAAAGAAGTTAATGAAAGGAAAGAATTCTTGTAAAGATTATTAATTCAGTATGGAAATTTCTTCCTGAGATTCTTGTGTCATTATTTTAGTAAGAAGTGGACTAGTTCTTTGATAAAGTATGTGGAATAACAATTATTACGAGTTGAACTATCTTTAGATGCAAAATAATGGGTTCCTTACTCTCTTGTATTTGGACTTAATATGACTAGGTGTTACTCATTCGGTgcgtaaaattaaataagctCGATTCATCAgttaaatgaagaaaaaaccataaaatattaaagaaattattaaagtgACAATGAGGTGGAAATCTTTAATTGTAAAGTATCTCATTAAGTTGTGtagtaatatatttagtttgtCCTTCAGTGCTGACAGCCATGTAGCAAACAAGTTCTTCCAAATCGTTTTTTCCATTTCCAGGAAGGGAATCAATTATGTTATACTTTTCTTTATCTAATAAGTGGAAAATAAGGTTCTTCTTTGCAATACTCTTACTTTTCTTACCAACTTATATATTGTATGGATGTTCGTTCCTTGTCTCATATTCCGATTGTACATACTTATGTGGCAATTTTACACCAGTGTCATGCTCTTGCAATTATATTTAGGTGATGGTGTTCAATTCTTCTCCAAGTATTCTGCAGTATAACTTTTGTAGTTTCATTGTACTATTTCAGCTGGAGTCCAGCAGGGGCTATTCGCGCAGGAAGGAATCCAGCCACATACAAATATAATGGAGAGATTGTGCATGTCGATGGTGAGTTTGTGAGAAGCACGATACCACTCTGTCCTTactaagtaaaaaataataccaaTCTATGATCCCCAGTACAATATACTATTCCCAAGTACATTGATTTTCATCTGTTACATGTATGTTCCTTTAGTTGTTTATTGAAAACTTAGCTACATAAAATCTTTGTAATTCCATGCTGAGTAACTCAACTTTTCAACGTAGCAACACTCACCATAGCTTTTACATGTTCTGTATAAGTTTGGTTAGAGTTATTTTCGGTCACACTTGTTGGTAGTTGTCCCAGGATTCTTTCCTCATTAATTATCTCTAACCAGAAAACTCTTCTTGtccatatttatatttgcatatttttggTAATAGTTATGCATAAATGCAGGGGACAAGCTTTATGATTCTGCTTCAAGGTTGCGGATGCCATATTTTCCAGCCTTCGCATTGGAGTGTCTTCCCAATCGGAACTCATTAGTTTATGGAGAACTTTATGGAATTGAAAATGAAGCATCAACAATCTTTCGTGGAACCCTCAGATACGAAGGTAATATTCTTTGTCTCTCTATATATCATATgttcagaaaatattatatttggaaCATATTTTGGGAACTTACAATAACCCCAAGACCGGAAATGTAcctttgaaaattcaagtcGAACCTGCATATTCACGCTACTGCTTGAAAGCCAGAATTGGGAGAAGAAACGTCGGACACTAAGTTTCCCTCCCTTGTTAagtttactttattttaagtttggaTCAATATCTTTTGCAGGCTTCGGAGAAATAATGGGAACACTAGCGAGAATTGGTTTCTTCAGTACTGAAGTGAACCCCATGTTCCAAAATGAGACAAGGCCAACATATAAAACCTTTTTACTAGCACTTCTCGGTTGTCATACTAAAGACTCGGCAGAATCAATTGTGGGTGAGAAAACAATTGCTGATCAGATAATTGCACTTGGTCTCTGCACAAAGAGAGAAACAGCCATAAAGGCTGCCAAAACTATAATGTAAGTACAAATGATATCATGAAGGAAGCCATcaatagtcaaaatattgCAGAATGGGCTCTATAGTGATATCTGTCCTTTATTTTTACCATTTCATACAAGTTGCAGCTATCAATTGTTATGAATAACTAGACGGATCATGCCCCTCAGGGAATTTcgataaatcatatttaagaTTTTGTGAAGGATGTTTCTTACATGCGCTTATCTGTGTAGGTTTTTGGGGTTCCACGAGAAGTCAGAAATACCAGCATCCTGCCAATGTGCATTTGATGTTACCTGCCTCCGCATGGAAGAAAGGTTGGCGTATTCTGGGAAAGAACAGGTTTACTTCTCAAATTTGGTTTGGCAAACAGATctataaaaatcaattgttCACTTAAGATAACAACTGATGTTTTTTCGTGGCTAGGACATGGTGTTTTTGCACCATGAAATGGAAGTGGAATTCCCAAATGGCCAACCTACCGAAAACCACAGAGCAACACTACTAGAATTCGGCAGGACTCATGGAGAGAGATCCTACACAGCAATGGCTTTAACAGTTGGGATACCTGCAGCCATTGGAGCTCTGGTACGTTCTTCCTGTTTCAGGCACGAAGCTAGAAGTTACTTTGGTAAGAAATTCACTGATGATACTTGATTTTCTCAGCTCTTGCTCGGGAAAAACATAACAACAAAGGGTGTATTAAGGCCTATGCATCCAGAAATTTTTGTGCCAAGTAAGTTAATGGTCGACCCTTTCCCTGTGAACTATATAGTTGTCGCTGAAAATCACGTACAGGGTAATTAGGAGATGGTTTAGCATCCTCTCTTTCCATgcatttatttcctttctgTGTGCATCTTTTGCAGCCTTGGATATTCTAGAGGCCTACGGTTTCAAGCTGGTGGAGAAGGCAGATTAACTCACAAATCCAGCACCTATGTTCCTACTTATCTAGCAAAATACCTTGCTTGTGAATAAACCGGCTTATGCAAGACTAGATTCCAACTGCCTGAGTTACAAATGAAGCAGTGGGGAATTTGCATTGTCTATATTTGTATAGAACTGCTCCAGTAAGTTTGTACATCGTTCCTTAAAGTAAGAAAATGCTGATGTTACTCGCAtcttattcaaaaattgagaaaCTAAAGTTGTATGTGTTTGGTCGACAGAAAATCCTCTGAACATGGTTCCGGCCTTAATATATGAAACATCCTGCTTCATGTACTAGCCCCAGTTCTTCACCTTTCTACCTTAAAACCGAAAACTTGCCTGTAGTTTCAACCAATAAGGCAAATATGCAGTGAACACTGAACATGGAACCAAACTGGTAAAATCCTTCGAAAATTGCCACTGGGGATAATGTGTAAAAAGTCTATTAATTAAAGATCACTAAGACTGGAGATCctccaaaaatattcaaaacctATGAGCTCAAAGCCTAgccaaaagcaaacaaaacaATGCATTCCCGCAATAAGTGCCACAGATGGGCGCCCTTTTGCAACTTCCTCTGTTTGATAACTTGAATATAATTGAGTAATCAAATGTTGAATGAGCCTAATAAAGGAATCAGATGTCTTGTCACAATAAGCTTTTAAATTGTGCACAGAAATCAGAGGGTGTTTTAAGCCTATGATTTCGTGCTTGTTGGAGCTTCCCAACAAATTTCTACATGATTTAATTCACAAAATGTCCTAAAACATGTCTGTTGCTTTTCTTCTTCCCTTGTACAACATAGCATGCAAAGCAGATTGGATAGATGTAAGGAAATAGTATATTTGTCTTCGTTTGGACCTCTGAAGGAAATCCTCCATCAAGCTGCTTTTACTGCCATCATGAATTTCTATGTGACGATTATTTCCGCAGTTCAATGACCAAGCAACAAAACAGGTACTCTTTTTCCTGAATCACATGCTTAGGGAACAACCCATGAGGCTAATTGATCTTCCACCTCTTTCCAGTTGTGGACCTTGGTTACAAGAGGATGTTGAGAAATATAATCCGTCTTGCACCACGGATATGAATTCTCATAATCAAAAAGAAGAACCTTCATCCCAATATCTGCACACTCAACAGCATATCTTGGATTATCGTCAATCAATACCTTTGCTCCCAACGACCTGTGGAAACAGATGATCACGCTGAATCAAATAGAACATTTTGGGTCAGTTGTTTTAGAGATACCTAATGTTCTCTATCCATTTGACCAAGATATAACCACTTGATCcagtataattacacatcaAGGCCCAAtgcaatttgaaaattctggTTTAGAGTGAAAAACATGAGATGCAGAAACAATTCAACCAATAAAAGAACAACAAATGTAACGAAAATATACTTGCAAATGTCTGATTTACGTCTGGACTGCCCATCTAAAGCAAAGTGATTGCCGAAATGAATCTCCTGAAACAGCCCTGGATAATGTTTCTCAATCCATTCAAGCGTGTGCTCTTTGATGACATTCTGTCTGGACCTATACATcataataaagagaaaaaagaagctAGATATTACAGGCTAACACATAAAAAAAGTCAATCAGAGAAGGAGCAGGACACGTACGTAACTATAGACAGGTCACAAAATGCGGATAACTTTTGAAGAGCCTTTTGAGCACCTGGAAGCGGATATATCCCTTTCTTGAAGTAAGGCGTCTTAAAGAACTCGTGAACGCGAATATCAGCTGGCAAAAGAAGAGTGACAACTTTTCGTTTAAATATCTTCCCATGAAATGTTCAGATGTAAAAGGCAAGTGGTTTTACACTGCATGCTGATCAGCTACAATTAGTACAATATGCTTATCCTATGTTTGGTTTCTGAATATTAGTTAGGGAAACACTGAGGGGAAAAATTTTCTTACTTGTCTTATGGTCTATCCTTTcatccttctttttcttccctcTTTATTTTCTCACGAGAACCCAAGATCCATTTTAATGTATCCACACCTTATATGCAAAGTGAATCCAAAGAAACAGATTCAACCAGCAGAGTTGTGGAAAGTctggaaaataaaaacactGGGGACAAATTTACAAGTCAACTCTCCCAGTCCAGCATTTTGCAAAGGTATAATAaataacccccccccccccaaacaaaacccccccccccccccaaacaATATAACAGGTTTCTATggtaaaaatcaaatataatttctgcCATGCTTCCTTtaaggagaaaataaaatgaaaaacataaatttgcCTGCCAGGTTCATGAAGCCAACTAGACACCAAAAGCAGCCCAAactattatttcaatttgatattaaCTCTCCGtaagataaaataaacatgatTAAGAGTGAATGTATCTATGGAAGATTGCAAAACAGTTAAGtgaatatttatcattacCTTCATCACGTGAACAGTTCCATATCTGCATGAAAGATAAGAAGTGAATCAGAAATAACAATCTTATTACACCTGATAAACGACTAATCATCACAGTTAATCAAACTCTAAAATCCAATTTAGAAGTGATTACACTGTAATCCCCGAAAAAGCCACGCAATGCGATGCAGCTCAAATATCCCAACAGAAGTTTCACAAGAAATGGTGCTATGCCATCATATAAGTTTGACCAGAGAAAAAAGCTTAGGTACTCAAACCAGAAAACCGCAGGTTATTAGAGTCGTCAAACTATTGCAGAACCTAGGGACATTCACATTATTGAGACTTGGGAAGACCCCTTTGGAAGCACAGAAAACAGCCATGGTTATATtggcaaaatgaaaaaacttatctctaataaatagaaaattattgaatgcAAAACAAGGATGATACTATGAATTGTACGAAATGATGACCCAAGTGtcaaaagagagagaagtCCATGCCAACTGAAATATTGAGGGGATGCTTCAGTCTGAACACCAGGCATTTTCTGTTGAAGGACTAAGAAATAATGGCATATTTCTGAAGGCATACAACTATAGTCCACCATACCTACATATGATGGATCACTCAAAACTACTTCAATATGTACGCTAGAcaatcatgatctcaacaatTCCTCAACCACTTGTGTTAAAGTCTGAAAtgtattatgtaatatatatgtattggtCGCGAAATCCATGGCCACTGAATAAAGGCATGGACTGACAGATAAACAAAGATAAGGACGACTTGCACTGAGAATATCCATCATATTGAGAGGCAAAAGGATCAATACAGACAGACATGACATCAGAAAACAGGGCAAAGGGCTTAATGCATCCAACATTGTCTTACTGTTCTCTTATTTCCTGTATAGCTGAACATAGTCAATCCACCTTACTAAATCAATGTTAATCATCAGGCACAATAAGGAAACCTTGTGTCATAtatcaaacaaacaaacatttATTTCTTCTGTAACAGAAGagggtaaaaaagtaatgCATATAAgtattacatgaaaattctGTGAAAGACTGTTAGGCCGTACCTTGAAAAATTCGTACACGTGGTATTCAGAAACTGAGTGATTTAAGGAGTACCGGTCTGCAATAAATTGATTCAGAGCAGATACGAAGTTCCCAAGAACTGCCAAGAAGGTGAAGAACAAAACACAGAACATAAGTCATCACCCTGCCTCAAATAAAACAGTATTTTGacatgaaaacaaataagacTAGATTTCCACATCAATTTctgtaaatcaagaaaattacacCACGTAATATGGGGTCATGATAAGTGTTCAATGTATGAAGCACTAGGGACTGAAATAGCCTCTAACAATTACAACAATGAAATGACAGAGTTCCAAGTTATGCCAATTGCACAAGGCAAAGACAAATAATCCGTATCTGACCAATGACCAAGTAATACTCAGGGGAAAGAGATTGTTCAATACCAGAATCTACAGAgtttgacaatttcatataaaatattaccatCAACCAGAGAACCATCATTTATTCTGTAGCCAATGCAAGTGATTGACCTCGCAGTAACTCATGACAATATACTATAAACATTTATCAAACACATGAACCAACCAAGAAATATCTGCATATTAAGTAAAATCAAATACCCTCATCAACATCAACCGCGACCATGATTTTCTCTGGCAATGGCTGGTTCAGAACTCCGGTTAAGTTTCCTCTATTAGCAGAGCTCCCACCATTAGCCACCCTAGAATTCAGACTCTTTGGCTGATCCTCCACCCTAACCACCTTCTCAGAAACACGCACTTCTGGGACACAAGGGGCATACGCCCTCGCTTTCCGCAATCCATTACTAGTTCCTCGATCATTCTTGAAATCATTATTATCCCTCAAAACATTGCCATAGTTCTCAGAGCAGCAGCCCTTGAGCCTGAACCCATTTGTAAAAAACCTTCCATTACTTCCATCCATGGCGGATGAAGTAGAGGCATTTGAGGAAAGCCTCCTGAGGGACATCATCTGTAAATCCCTCTGCCCCAACATGAAATTCGTGGCCGCCGCCATAAAACGACCCCCCAAATGGCGGAacccaaaaatgcaattcccGTTACACGAAATTGCTACCCAAGAACGCCTCCTTATCATGCCGATTCCTCATACATTCATACATACATCAGCCTCAAAACTTCTGGATTCCAAATGGGTTTCTCGAACAGAAGCAAGAAATTGTGTTGGGAAAcggaaaagggaaaaaaacaatGGCAGATGAAATTCTGAGCCAATCTTGcgaaaagaagcagaaaacACACAGTATATGTATTGATTTGTGGGACAGTTCAGAATAAGAAAAACCGTATGCTATTATTAGAGACAAATAGGAGTGGAATCAATGGCCGTAGCAGATTGATTTCCCAAACTTTTTCAAGAAAGTATAAATTGATTTCGAGTTCCCAGACAAAGAAAGACACACACCGACTGCAAATTAATGCGGgaagaacatataaaaatagaatagtttcttttttcgtggttgatatattttttttttcattttaacataagtttttttattcttatttttccagaaaattaatatatatttgtagttGATCATATTTTAGCCGCACAAACTCTGACATTTCTATTACAAATTATGACATAGACTCGACCATTTGAGTAGACCTTAGACAGACTTTCCTCCTAAAAGCAATGGAGATCATCAACCTGGCCACGGTCTTTTGTAATCACCCATTAACCCTGTGGCTGTGTTACTTTAGTTTCAGTTTATTGGGAAAAGGTtgtaaaagaaatacatacaaattgcttttctattttctaaaatcttacagaattaatttttgagagGCTTAAATTTATCAgtcacaaattattatatttttttgggtaagacataaattactatattattttataatattaagatatcaagaaactattataaaattataaactaattatattgtaCATCGTGCCTTAGTATTAtgttttttagaaaaattaatatatgattcaaatttaaatattataaattgacaaataatctaaaaattaatattacaataacgcacaaaaatattattagttatggcataatttaagttataattaaaattatgatgttaCTCTAATTGATTTGCTCAAACAAAAGAGCATGGTTCAAATATTTATGGGAGGAAGAATAAGAGAcaaaatgttaattaatatgagaATGTAATAAGCATATATACGAGAATATCTGATATCCAAGTCCAACGTTGGATTTACATCAAATATAGACAccaaatggatccacataatTCCAAAACATGTCAAACAAAGTACTTTAGAGAGTAACTCAATCGATGTATCTAAATATGGATAATTCCATCATTCCATTAATTCAATTCCATCCTTGGAAACAATCATTCAGACACTACTAGTTCACACTTCACATCACTGAGATATAAGAAGGACACcatattgataatattaacattatttcacacataatttgttaatatatatatatatgatggaggaaaaaattaatttagaaaaggaAATGTCTTCATTCCCGAAAATAAAGGTattaaagaatgaaagaaatcAAGAGATAGAAAGGTTCATATCTTTGaaagattaagaaaatattgacgttcttgaaaagaaaggtgttgaagaaaggaaaagaaaatcaaagaaaaaaggaaaagttgATTTACCAAAATCGACGTGAACGTAgtgaattttactaaaatggCCTTAATCGATTAATCCTAACCATGTAATAGGGGTAGTTGAggaataaaatagtattttacccttacctactttaattattgatgggtgtcgaatccacaaaaaataattcctacgaacacttttgaatttccattttggtgtttttcttcattttccaattcttttgttctaatgctgcaaaataatatttaattaggagcatttggtcacaaaataggctaaaatattatatgaaataagcacaaaatgtgATCCTATCAATTattgtgaaattatataagataTAAAAACCCCATTCATCATTCAgaacaacagaaaaaaaaatatagtaaagaaaaataggcttatattatttatattctagTATCAGTATACTGACTAGATTTTTCCCCTAAACTTTCCTTTTTAAGTCTAAGCtcccttttttatatatcgTGGTCTACAACTCATATATATTGCCAATTTTTCAACATTAGCCGAtgtataaatatcttttttattgtattcgaacatgtatttaaaaatcgGAATCTCATAGTATTCTAAAATTCGTAAAGTTATGTGCCATCTTATCCAATTGTCcaatttttgggataattcTTCCAATATACACATTGAAATTCCCTGGGTAAATTCCTGGGAACTAAGGTTGCCacaaaactttaattaatgatgatgatcaCTCTAtggtatattatatatttccaaatattattctcaatatttttgtttaattattataactatCAACTTCAACAAAAGTGGTgcatgataataattaaataaacaacaaaaagtcGTCAATGCTAATAGCTCaatattatgcatatataataaatacatatatatatatatgatcggTGAAGTTGACGGGAAAATcgagaataattataaatatcctctATGAAagtcaatataatattaattgttttagaaattttaatttttgggctATCTCGAATttttacaaaagagaaaaagaaataaaatgaaatgaaaagaagacATACTGATAAAGGCAAACATGACAGCATTAGTGGGAGGAAAAAATGGTTTGattaatcaacaaaaagaaaaaatgtacAACAATTCGCAACTGTACGTACAAGCCAACTTAGTGCGACATTCTTGACTCAATTCATATGACCACAAACAATAATCAGGGCCAGCGTCACTGCCCAGAGAACAACAGAAGTAGGCATATTTCCAGCCGACGATGTCCCTGGATTTCTGGCCTGCTCGTGTCGTCCGTTGTCTATCATGATCTCATACTTACAGGAACCGCCATGAAAACCCGGATCGATtcttgtgattattgacagaTTATGGAACTGCTCACAAGCCCCAGCCCGCTGATTCATTGTCTGGTAATACATGTTAAACGCGTAAGACGCGTTGGCTCTAGCATCCAGGCCCCCGCAGGACGAACCAGGTCCAAGACTCGTGCAATCTGCGTAAGTGCAAGCGAAGTTGATGCTCTGCGGCAAATTCGGGTCCAGGAGATTTGCATCAGGCGCCATTATGCACCACTGCCTGGCAAGATACCGTACACCTTTAGCCGCCGTGAGGTTTCTGCCTGCCCCCAAGTTCAGTGGGTACTTTATGGTTCCATCGAAGTAGAAAACGCCCCAGTGGCGTTCGAAGTTTCCAGGGTCGATGCTCTTTGCATCCTCATCGATTAGTGAAAAGAGGTAAATATCAGGCGGGGTGGGGCGTTTGGGGGTGCCACGGCCCTGGTTTATGCGGTCGAGAAGGCCCTGGTTGAACCTCCGGGCGAGCTGATTGTTGGCGTTGCGATCCCCATCTGTCGGCCAGCCAACTTCCCCGACGATGATTGGCATGGATGGAAAGCCATTCTTT
The nucleotide sequence above comes from Sesamum indicum cultivar Zhongzhi No. 13 linkage group LG11, S_indicum_v1.0, whole genome shotgun sequence. Encoded proteins:
- the LOC105173735 gene encoding uncharacterized protein LOC105173735, which produces MIRRRSWVAISCNGNCIFGFRHLGGRFMAAATNFMLGQRDLQMMSLRRLSSNASTSSAMDGSNGRFFTNGFRLKGCCSENYGNVLRDNNDFKNDRGTSNGLRKARAYAPCVPEVRVSEKVVRVEDQPKSLNSRVANGGSSANRGNLTGVLNQPLPEKIMVAVDVDEVLGNFVSALNQFIADRYSLNHSVSEYHVYEFFKIWNCSRDEADIRVHEFFKTPYFKKGIYPLPGAQKALQKLSAFCDLSIVTSRQNVIKEHTLEWIEKHYPGLFQEIHFGNHFALDGQSRRKSDICKSLGAKVLIDDNPRYAVECADIGMKVLLFDYENSYPWCKTDYISQHPLVTKVHNWKEVEDQLASWVVP